TGTGGCGCTTCTTACCCTGAACGTCATACGGTCAAATTTTGCTGCCAATGCGGTGCTCGTCGACTTTATGtcttgaagaaaaagaaaaaaacaagagccTTTTCAGAGTCCCatacatttcttattttcttatttaacAACTCTatctgttttgtttatttttgctttaaCCCCAGATTATTACTAATCTGATTCACGGGGTGAAGGTGCAAAAAGGGGTTGGCCAATCAACAAAGAGACCACACCCATTGATTTTATCCCTTACGTTTTTTaagattatttctttttttcattgtatttttttacctttttggTGCTATTACTGTCCAATTTGTCAGCGTATAACTTGTTTCCGTCCCCCGTCAGCAACAGTGCTTCAATGACAACTGACCAATCAACGAGTAAAGTTCTTTATTTTGAATCTTCGCTTTTGCGTTCCGCATTTTTTTGTCGATACAAAGTAAACACAATACGGCCGAATGCGTGAAAATGTGCAACCACCAAAATGATGACAAACTGTAACAAACATTTTCCGCCGTTAGATGGCAGAGCAACGGTCTTAATCAAACTTGTGTGTTCTTGTATTcgtgcgtgcgtgtgtgtgtgtgtgtgtataacgGACCAAATTTTTTGTTCGCCTTTATTTGTCATGCTGCCTTCTaccatttgtttctttttgttaatCATTTGAATAATGCAAAAAATCAACTTTTTATTGGAAAATTTCCAAggcgtttattttttattataaggATCGCGCGTGACGACCCGGATACAGAACGCATTGCGCCATTTTCGCTACTTTATTTTACAACTACGCCATTGCCTCACTTTACGTTTCCTGTCGTCTAGTcgtttctcctcttttttcttttttagatgGGGATTAGTTTCCGGTGCTATAGACGCATTATTTGTTATACACAGAAACAGCCAAATAATACGGCAAAAGGGCGTTCCCTTGTTTTGCTATTAGATGAAAATGCGACAATGACCTAGAACCAGAATGATCTGCGCTTTAATTACTGCGACGTTAGTCTGGCATATAACCAACGAAGTCACATGCCGAACGGAGATGGGAGTTTTCTACGTAATCCTATTTTAAACGCCTCTGTTTTCAATCTCGTTACCATAAGTTTCATTTGATACAGCTTATGTCGCACTTTGGAagttctttaaaattttttagattgaattttttaaaacagtcTTCAAGGTTGCGGTAGCCCGTCAGTATAGATTGCGTCGTCACAAGattataaaattattttttctttttttttttgaatggcGGTTAGCCGCCAGAGCAAAGTTGTCTGGTCTTCCGCTAGGGGGCATTAGGTTTGACCCTGGCCTTACTGATATAGTCTGAAGCTTCACTCCCAGTATAGGCTGGTCGATTTCGATTTTCGACTGcgctgttctttttttttctcttgtttgtgttcaaaaattGGCAAATCGCTGACTGCTTTAATAGAATTGACCATGCCATCAGAGTGAGTTCTTTGCTTGATCCATTCCCTCTGTTTGTGTGTCAGTCTGTGTCGATTTCTTGTCAACGTCATGTTTGGGTCGCATTTCAATTGCTCTCCCGCAAGGTTTTACACGCTCTTCGACCCTTTGTTTGGTTCTCCTACGTTCTCTGTACAACCCGTTTCGTGCTCCTTCAGCCATCAAcgtctttattttattttttatattcatTGATCATAGGAGTCTGTGTGATATTGGAGAATCCTGACTAGTTTACATGTGATTAaattttgtctttctttcatGTTGACAGCAGTCGTGGCAGCAGCAGTGGAGGAAGCCAGGTCGTAAGCAATGGCAAGATTCATGGATACCTTATTGTTCTTGGGTGAgaacttaataaaaaaatttaaattttcttgaTGAAGAATTATACTAGTGGTTGGTTATAACCAGACATATTTTGACATCTCAATTCATATGGGTACcacttttgttattttttctcttggtCTAAAAGACCTGGACGTGCCCGGACCTGTCCGAACGGACATTCCCCACCCGCGAGGGGTGGGGGCAAGGCAAGTCAGGGCAGGATAAGGGGAGGAGAGAGTTGCAATCAGATATGCATATGCATACTGCCTTATACTGCCTCCCCTACTGGTTTCTAAAAGTGAAAATAATATCATATTCTCATCAAGTTTTAATGTGAAATTCTTTTAAGGCTTGAATGGAATCTAAATATTAAACCATTTCCATTCCTTTGctatctttaaaaaacaatccaGGAACAATGGCAGTTTACCCTCAGGCGACAAGGGTCGAAAGCGATCCAAATACTGCGTGACGCAGCGGCCAAAACCCAATGGAGTCCAGCCATCCAACCAATACCGCGTACAAACACCTCAAACCCATCCGGTAAATATACGCTTGTCGTCGTTGAAACCAAAGCAAAAAGAGtttccatttatttttggATATTTGATACTTAGGCTGTGACGGATGTGAATCAGCACACCATTTTCTACACGTTGCCCCGGCACCAGGCTGTCATCGTCGAGTATACTTCCGACCCGACAAAGGATATGTATCAGGTACTCACCTACGCCCATATCCTTGTTTTACATGACATTCTGTTAAGAAACCTTTCGAAAATAAGTTTAAGTTTAAGCTCTATCACGTATGTATACATCCTGGAATATAGATTGGCAGATCTTCAGAGGAACCaatagactttgttgttgcgGACACAGTGCCAGGTAGTTTAAACAAGACGTCAGTAAATCGAACATCTTCCTGCTCAAGCAATGGCGGTCAAGTCGTGCCGGCCGTTGGCAGAGTGGCACAGAGTACCATCAGTCGCTTTGCTTGTCGTCTTCTAGTCGAACGAGACAGCCTACCCGCCAGAGCTTACGTCTACGCTGCAGGATTTGATTCATCTCGCAACATCTTTCTAGGCGTAAAtgataatattttttaatatcaGTAATAATTCCAACATTTTATTTTGCGTTAATAAAACAGGAAAAAGCTACAAAATGGGAAACAGACAAGGGTATTGATGGTCTTACCACAAATGGAGTACTACTGTTGCAACCGAAAGGTGAGTTTGAAGGCGGTGCCGCGTCGCCTGGACAATGGGTTGAAGTTTCCGTTGGAGGAGCCTTGTATCATTTAAGAGATTCACGGTCTGCTCCTCAGAAAAAATcacaggtttatttttattttttgatagttatttatgttttctttattgaagaaaaaaaaaatccacattttttatttggtatgATTTATGCGATTTTCAAGGTGGAAAATGAATTTAATTTGCTGGTGGATGGATCGTTAATTGATTTGTGTGGCGCAACGTTACTATGGCGGAGTGCCGAGGGCTTGGCCAAAGGACCGgtcagttaaaaaaaaagaaagagaatataatttattttgaGCTGTTATTGctcacataaaaaaattgtgttgcAGACAGCTAGACATTTGGAAAAAATGGTTGACGAGCTGAACGCAGGCAAACCACAATGTCCAGTTGGTTTAAACACGCTTGTTCTACCCAGAAAGTCAACTTTGCCTCCGCCCGATCAAACTCCGtatgtttatttaaaatgtgGACACGTTCAGGGCCAACATCATTGGGGTAAAGAAGGAGAAGATCGCACTTGCCCTATCTGCCTTAAAGTTGGCCCTGTCTCACAACTAAGTATGGGTCTAGAACCAGCCTTCTGGGTGGATCGCGAACCACCCACATACGCTTTCAATCCTTGCGGTCACATGGCTTCCGAAAAAACAGTCAAGTAtggtcttttgtttttgcattaATTGGCCTGTGCATATGCCTTATTTATTTAtgcctttttatttatttattatttcagATATTGGGGAGCTATTCCTATTCCTCACGGTACCAATGGTTTCATCGGCAAATGCCCGTTTTGCGCCACACCGCTCGAGGATCGAGGTTTCGCGAAACTAATATTCCAGGACCATTTAGAtagttaattaaaaaattgtgtGAATGCGAAAATGCGGTTTTGTTGCCTCCTTTTCATGGTCTGTCTTTTATTCATCGATTGTACATTATAAATGAAGACGACCTCAACAACTTTTTGTCCTTCCACACCTCCCGCAAAACCCGTACTGACTTTTAGAGAGAGAAATACACATTACTCTAATGTAAATATTCGTGCTCCAATATCTTCAACTAGCCAGTCAATTCCTGCTAGCAAATTATCTCCGTTCATGGCGCTGCAACCGACGATACGCCAATGATGAGTCTCAATGCTTTCGAGATTCAGTgccttttgatttttgttaGAATTCAGTTTTTTAAGTTGTCTCATGTCAGCAGAGATGTGCTTTATTTGCTAATTTACAGTTACCTCCTTGATTTCGTCAGCGGTCATTGCTCCAGGCAGATCCTGCTTGTTGGCAAAAACAAGTAATGTGGCACCTGATAATCTCTGTAGAAAGGCAAACTAGTTtatacaaataaaatatgtaTATGTTATTACAGAGTTGATACTTCTTCTTGAAGTAAAGAATGTAGTTCTTTGGTACAGTCTTCCATCCTTCTTCTGTCAATACTATCTACAACCCAAACAAGACCATCTGTACTTTCAAAGTAGTTTCGCCAATAGGACCGTAAAGACTTTTGCCCTCCAACATCCCATATATTGAGCTG
This genomic interval from Daphnia magna isolate NIES linkage group LG8, ASM2063170v1.1, whole genome shotgun sequence contains the following:
- the LOC116928369 gene encoding protein pellino isoform X3, which translates into the protein MPSDSRGSSSGGSQVVSNGKIHGYLIVLGNNGSLPSGDKGRKRSKYCVTQRPKPNGVQPSNQYRVQTPQTHPAVTDVNQHTIFYTLPRHQAVIVEYTSDPTKDMYQIGRSSEEPIDFVVADTVPGSLNKTSVNRTSSCSSNGGQVVPAVGRVAQSTISRFACRLLVERDSLPARAYVYAAGFDSSRNIFLGEKATKWETDKGIDGLTTNGVLLLQPKGEFEGGAASPGQWVEVSVGGALYHLRDSRSAPQKKSQVENEFNLLVDGSLIDLCGATLLWRSAEGLAKGPTARHLEKMVDELNAGKPQCPVGLNTLVLPRKSTLPPPDQTPYVYLKCGHVQGQHHWGKEGEDRTCPICLKVGPVSQLSMGLEPAFWVDREPPTYAFNPCGHMASEKTVKYWGAIPIPHGTNGFIGKCPFCATPLEDRGFAKLIFQDHLDS
- the LOC116928369 gene encoding protein pellino isoform X4, with translation MPSDRGSSSGGSQVVSNGKIHGYLIVLGNNGSLPSGDKGRKRSKYCVTQRPKPNGVQPSNQYRVQTPQTHPAVTDVNQHTIFYTLPRHQAVIVEYTSDPTKDMYQIGRSSEEPIDFVVADTVPGSLNKTSVNRTSSCSSNGGQVVPAVGRVAQSTISRFACRLLVERDSLPARAYVYAAGFDSSRNIFLGEKATKWETDKGIDGLTTNGVLLLQPKGEFEGGAASPGQWVEVSVGGALYHLRDSRSAPQKKSQVENEFNLLVDGSLIDLCGATLLWRSAEGLAKGPTARHLEKMVDELNAGKPQCPVGLNTLVLPRKSTLPPPDQTPYVYLKCGHVQGQHHWGKEGEDRTCPICLKVGPVSQLSMGLEPAFWVDREPPTYAFNPCGHMASEKTVKYWGAIPIPHGTNGFIGKCPFCATPLEDRGFAKLIFQDHLDS
- the LOC116928369 gene encoding protein pellino isoform X2, which gives rise to MFGSHFNCSPASRGSSSGGSQVVSNGKIHGYLIVLGNNGSLPSGDKGRKRSKYCVTQRPKPNGVQPSNQYRVQTPQTHPAVTDVNQHTIFYTLPRHQAVIVEYTSDPTKDMYQIGRSSEEPIDFVVADTVPGSLNKTSVNRTSSCSSNGGQVVPAVGRVAQSTISRFACRLLVERDSLPARAYVYAAGFDSSRNIFLGEKATKWETDKGIDGLTTNGVLLLQPKGEFEGGAASPGQWVEVSVGGALYHLRDSRSAPQKKSQVENEFNLLVDGSLIDLCGATLLWRSAEGLAKGPTARHLEKMVDELNAGKPQCPVGLNTLVLPRKSTLPPPDQTPYVYLKCGHVQGQHHWGKEGEDRTCPICLKVGPVSQLSMGLEPAFWVDREPPTYAFNPCGHMASEKTVKYWGAIPIPHGTNGFIGKCPFCATPLEDRGFAKLIFQDHLDS
- the LOC116928369 gene encoding protein pellino isoform X1, with amino-acid sequence MFGSHFNCSPASSRGSSSGGSQVVSNGKIHGYLIVLGNNGSLPSGDKGRKRSKYCVTQRPKPNGVQPSNQYRVQTPQTHPAVTDVNQHTIFYTLPRHQAVIVEYTSDPTKDMYQIGRSSEEPIDFVVADTVPGSLNKTSVNRTSSCSSNGGQVVPAVGRVAQSTISRFACRLLVERDSLPARAYVYAAGFDSSRNIFLGEKATKWETDKGIDGLTTNGVLLLQPKGEFEGGAASPGQWVEVSVGGALYHLRDSRSAPQKKSQVENEFNLLVDGSLIDLCGATLLWRSAEGLAKGPTARHLEKMVDELNAGKPQCPVGLNTLVLPRKSTLPPPDQTPYVYLKCGHVQGQHHWGKEGEDRTCPICLKVGPVSQLSMGLEPAFWVDREPPTYAFNPCGHMASEKTVKYWGAIPIPHGTNGFIGKCPFCATPLEDRGFAKLIFQDHLDS
- the LOC116928380 gene encoding ADP-ribosylation factor-like protein 2 isoform X2, translated to MVLLTILKKLKQKEKEMRLLMLGLDNAGKTTILKKFNGEDVHTISPTLGFNIKTLEHQNYQLNIWDVGGQKSLRSYWRNYFESTDGLVWVVDSIDRRRMEDCTKELHSLLQEERLSGATLLVFANKQDLPGAMTADEIKEALNLESIETHHWRIVGCSAMNGDNLLAGIDWLVEDIGARIFTLE
- the LOC116928380 gene encoding ADP-ribosylation factor-like protein 2 isoform X1, which gives rise to MVLLTILKKLKQKEKEMRLLMLGLDNAGKTTILKKFNGEDVHTISPTLGFNIKTLEHQNYQLNIWDVGGQKSLRSYWRNYFESTDGLVWVVDSIDRRRMEDCTKELHSLLQEEFAFLQRLSGATLLVFANKQDLPGAMTADEIKEALNLESIETHHWRIVGCSAMNGDNLLAGIDWLVEDIGARIFTLE